A window from Macaca thibetana thibetana isolate TM-01 chromosome 7, ASM2454274v1, whole genome shotgun sequence encodes these proteins:
- the LOC126959574 gene encoding peptidyl-prolyl cis-trans isomerase A-like — protein MVNPTVFFDIAIDGEPLGRVSFELFADKVPKTAENFHALSTGEKGFGYKGSCFHRIIPGFMCQGGDFTRHNGTGGKSIYGEKFEDENFILKHTGPGILSMANAGPNTNGSQFFICTAKTEWLDGKHVVFGKVKEGMNIVEAMERFGSRNGKTSKKITIADCGQLE, from the coding sequence ATGGTCAACCCTACCGTGTTCTTTGACATTGCCATCGACGGCGAGCCCTTGGGCCGCGTCTCCTTCGAGCTGTTTGCAGACAAggttccaaagacagcagaaaattttcatgctctgagcactggagagaaaggatttggttataagggttcctgctttcacagaattattccagggtttatgtgtcagggtggtgacttcacacgccataatggcactggtggcaagtccatctatggggagaaatttgaagatgagaacttcatcctaaagcatacaggtcctggcatcttgtccatggcaaatgctggacccaacacaaatggttcccagtttttcatctgcactgccaagactgagtggttggatggcaagcatgtggtctttggcaaagtgaaagaaggcatgaatattgtggaggccatggagcgctttgggtccaggaatggcaagaccagcaagaagATCACCATTGCTGATTGTGGACAACTCGAATaa